The proteins below are encoded in one region of Shewanella putrefaciens:
- a CDS encoding transposase → MTSARRQLIDANATPFYHVINRCVRRAFLCGEDKLTGRNYEHRRGWIVDKIKALSAIFCIDICAYAVMSNHYHLVLKIDLEKAKSLTPKDIISRWCQITKGHAVATKYMNGDALIDGEVMLLDGLLAEWHERLSSISWFMRCLNEEIARKANREDECKGAFWEGRFKSQALLDEQALLACMMYVDLNPIRAGIADSLQSSDFTSIQERINSLDPQDDDFDSLSTLAQSANKRAQTTHQSLAKFDGSTHLSQQTGIPFHFADYLELIDWTGRAIRLDKKGYIDNQRPKLLNELGIALDAWLTSAKEFRRQYSGISGRWDSMCEFKKQHNSGKWCKGKASSQALHP, encoded by the coding sequence ATGACCTCGGCCAGAAGACAGTTAATTGATGCCAATGCGACGCCTTTCTATCATGTGATAAATCGCTGTGTTCGTAGGGCTTTTTTATGTGGTGAGGATAAACTCACTGGCCGCAATTACGAGCATAGGCGTGGCTGGATTGTGGATAAAATCAAGGCATTATCTGCGATTTTTTGCATTGATATCTGCGCTTATGCAGTGATGAGTAACCACTATCATTTAGTGCTTAAAATTGATCTTGAGAAGGCCAAATCGCTAACCCCCAAAGACATTATCAGCCGCTGGTGTCAAATCACTAAAGGCCATGCCGTCGCCACTAAGTATATGAATGGTGATGCTTTGATCGACGGTGAAGTCATGTTACTCGATGGCTTACTTGCCGAGTGGCATGAGCGATTGAGCAGTATCTCTTGGTTTATGCGCTGTTTAAATGAAGAAATTGCCCGTAAGGCCAATCGTGAAGATGAGTGCAAAGGCGCCTTTTGGGAAGGGAGGTTTAAGTCGCAAGCATTATTGGATGAACAAGCTTTGCTGGCGTGCATGATGTATGTGGATTTAAATCCAATTCGAGCGGGCATTGCTGACTCTTTGCAATCCTCTGATTTTACATCGATTCAAGAGCGGATTAACTCGCTAGACCCGCAAGATGACGATTTTGACTCACTTAGCACATTGGCTCAATCTGCCAATAAACGAGCGCAAACAACACACCAATCCCTTGCTAAATTTGATGGTTCAACACATCTAAGTCAGCAAACGGGCATTCCGTTTCATTTTGCCGATTATCTGGAACTGATTGATTGGACAGGCAGAGCCATCCGCCTTGATAAAAAAGGCTATATCGATAATCAACGACCCAAACTACTCAATGAACTAGGCATTGCGCTCGATGCTTGGTTGACTTCAGCCAAAGAATTTCGCCGTCAATACAGTGGTATAAGTGGCCGTTGGGATAGCATGTGCGAGTTTAAAAAGCAGCACAACAGCGGGAAATGGTGTAAAGGCAAAGCATCAAGCCAAGCGTTACATCCTTAG
- a CDS encoding IS110 family transposase produces MKITLIGIDLAKNVLQVCGVNQAGKAVFNRTIKRTQLLKTLVQYPDAVIAMEACSGSNYWGRELISQGFEVRLIPPQHVKPFVKGNKNDRNDAFAICEAAQRPNIIFVKPRSLEQVDVIISHRIRERRIRVRTALTNQIRGLLSEYGIVIPKGRDPLNLALPELLEDASNSLTTIARRYIRELLDELYAVNASIKSLEKDIRIQAMNHPDTKRLTAIRGVAEIIATAAVSFAGDGSSYQNGRHFSANLGLVPKEFSSGGKQKLGGITKRGNSYLRRQLIQGAWSVIRYATNNDDRLSVWARNIIERRGKQKAAVAVANKLARIIWAMLYYKTEYRPC; encoded by the coding sequence ATGAAAATTACTCTAATTGGTATCGATTTGGCAAAAAATGTTCTCCAGGTTTGTGGTGTTAATCAAGCAGGGAAAGCCGTATTTAATCGCACAATTAAACGCACCCAACTATTAAAAACGCTTGTTCAATATCCCGATGCTGTCATTGCTATGGAAGCCTGCAGTGGCTCAAATTATTGGGGCAGAGAACTTATCTCTCAGGGTTTTGAGGTCAGATTAATTCCACCACAACATGTGAAACCATTCGTGAAAGGGAATAAAAATGACCGCAATGATGCTTTTGCTATATGTGAAGCGGCTCAACGTCCTAACATCATCTTTGTTAAACCAAGATCTTTAGAGCAGGTCGATGTGATCATAAGCCATCGGATCCGAGAGCGCCGTATTAGGGTCAGAACGGCATTAACTAATCAGATCCGTGGTTTATTAAGTGAATATGGCATCGTTATCCCTAAAGGTCGTGATCCACTTAACCTAGCACTTCCTGAGTTACTCGAAGATGCAAGTAACTCGCTTACCACTATCGCTCGTCGGTACATCAGGGAATTGCTCGATGAGCTTTATGCCGTAAATGCTTCGATTAAGTCATTAGAAAAAGATATTCGGATACAAGCAATGAATCATCCAGATACCAAACGGTTAACCGCAATACGAGGTGTCGCTGAGATTATTGCCACAGCAGCGGTATCCTTTGCTGGAGATGGCTCCAGTTATCAAAATGGTCGACATTTTTCTGCCAATTTAGGGCTCGTTCCAAAAGAGTTTTCAAGTGGTGGAAAACAGAAATTAGGTGGCATAACCAAGCGTGGTAACAGCTATCTAAGGCGTCAGTTAATTCAAGGTGCATGGTCTGTCATACGCTACGCAACAAACAACGATGATAGGCTGTCTGTATGGGCGAGAAATATCATTGAACGAAGAGGCAAGCAAAAAGCAGCCGTGGCAGTTGCAAATAAACTGGCGAGGATAATTTGGGCGATGCTCTACTATAAAACAGAGTACAGACCCTGTTAA
- the murA gene encoding UDP-N-acetylglucosamine 1-carboxyvinyltransferase, protein MDKLTIQASPPLAGDVIISGAKNAALPILMAGVLAETDFVVSNVPNLRDVSTSCKLLRCLGAEVTELGDGQIRISTTNLNEFCAPYDLVKTMRASILILGPLLARYGTADVSLPGGCAIGARPVNLHLHGLEMMGAKIEVKEGYIKARVDGRLKGAHIFMDMVSVGATENLLMAAALADGETVIENAAREPEVIDLANCLIAMGAKITGVGSATLRIQGVERLQGCNYRVMPDRIETGSFLVAAAVTRGRIRCLKADPASLESVIAKLEDAGAKITTGEDWIELDMQGKRPKAVNIKTAPYPGFPTDMQAQFCVLNALAQGTATITETIFENRFMHVPELIRMGATMELEGNTCIIQGIESLSGAQVMATDLRASASLVIAGLVADGKTIVDRIYHLDRGYEHIEQKFQGLGAHVERVQ, encoded by the coding sequence GTGGATAAATTAACGATTCAGGCAAGCCCTCCGCTTGCCGGTGATGTGATCATTTCTGGTGCCAAAAATGCGGCCCTGCCTATTCTGATGGCGGGCGTATTGGCCGAAACCGACTTTGTGGTTTCCAATGTGCCGAATCTGCGCGATGTGAGCACTAGCTGTAAATTATTACGCTGCCTAGGCGCCGAAGTGACCGAGCTTGGCGACGGACAGATCCGCATTTCGACCACTAATCTGAATGAGTTTTGTGCTCCCTACGATCTAGTGAAAACTATGCGCGCTTCTATCTTGATCTTAGGGCCGTTATTGGCCCGTTATGGTACCGCTGACGTTTCATTACCGGGCGGCTGCGCCATTGGTGCGCGTCCAGTGAACTTGCACTTACATGGCCTCGAAATGATGGGCGCCAAGATTGAAGTGAAAGAAGGTTATATCAAGGCCCGTGTCGATGGACGTCTTAAGGGCGCACATATTTTCATGGACATGGTGAGTGTTGGCGCGACCGAAAACCTACTAATGGCGGCGGCATTGGCCGATGGCGAAACCGTGATTGAAAACGCGGCCCGCGAACCTGAAGTGATCGATCTGGCTAATTGCTTAATTGCCATGGGCGCAAAAATTACCGGAGTAGGCAGTGCAACCTTACGTATTCAAGGGGTTGAGCGTTTACAGGGCTGCAATTACCGCGTGATGCCAGACCGTATCGAAACCGGTTCATTTCTGGTTGCAGCGGCGGTGACCCGTGGCCGTATTCGCTGCCTAAAAGCCGATCCAGCTTCATTAGAATCCGTTATCGCGAAACTTGAAGATGCGGGCGCTAAGATCACCACAGGTGAAGATTGGATTGAGCTTGATATGCAAGGTAAGCGTCCAAAGGCCGTGAATATCAAGACGGCGCCTTATCCTGGCTTCCCAACCGATATGCAAGCGCAGTTCTGCGTGCTCAATGCGTTAGCACAAGGTACAGCAACCATTACCGAAACCATCTTCGAAAACCGCTTTATGCATGTGCCAGAACTTATCCGTATGGGCGCAACCATGGAGCTTGAAGGCAATACCTGCATTATCCAAGGCATTGAGTCTTTGAGTGGTGCGCAGGTAATGGCCACCGATTTACGCGCGTCAGCGAGTCTAGTGATTGCGGGCCTAGTGGCCGATGGCAAGACAATCGTCGATCGTATCTATCATTTAGATCGTGGCTATGAGCATATCGAGCAGAAATTCCAAGGATTGGGCGCGCATGTAGAGCGTGTGCAATAA
- a CDS encoding STAS domain-containing protein encodes MVEFVQQGRVCHLKGRLSQAQVIALWPQRQSLLEKQTQVLSLSELEYSDSAGVAFLLALVRAHHSPLALDSASEQLKKLIDLYDLQCFFTEEAL; translated from the coding sequence GTGGTTGAATTTGTGCAGCAGGGCAGAGTGTGTCATCTCAAAGGACGCCTTTCACAGGCGCAAGTGATAGCGCTGTGGCCGCAGAGACAAAGTTTGCTCGAAAAACAGACGCAAGTGTTGTCTTTGTCAGAGCTTGAATATAGTGATAGCGCCGGAGTGGCTTTTTTGTTGGCCTTAGTGCGTGCCCATCACTCGCCCCTGGCACTTGATTCAGCCTCGGAGCAACTTAAAAAACTAATTGATTTATACGATTTACAGTGCTTCTTTACCGAAGAAGCACTTTGA
- a CDS encoding BolA family protein, whose amino-acid sequence MECSLIEQILRDALALDEVHASSDGSHYKVIAVGECFDGMSRVKQQQAIYAPLTAHIASGELHALTIKTFTPTQWKREKVFNMPS is encoded by the coding sequence ATGGAATGCAGCTTAATAGAACAGATTTTACGTGATGCGTTAGCGCTTGATGAAGTTCACGCTAGCTCCGATGGCAGCCATTATAAAGTGATCGCCGTGGGCGAATGTTTCGATGGTATGAGCCGAGTCAAACAGCAACAAGCCATTTATGCACCGCTAACGGCACACATTGCCAGCGGTGAATTACATGCATTAACGATTAAAACTTTCACGCCGACTCAATGGAAACGCGAAAAAGTTTTCAACATGCCTAGCTAG
- a CDS encoding DUF2065 domain-containing protein — protein MTFQLFMLAVALVLILEGVGPLLFPNKWRRYLNELSNQNQQVLRRIGGALVTSGVVILIIFS, from the coding sequence ATGACATTTCAATTATTTATGCTGGCGGTTGCATTGGTGTTGATTCTAGAGGGCGTAGGCCCGCTGTTATTCCCCAATAAATGGCGTCGTTATTTGAATGAACTTTCTAATCAAAATCAGCAAGTTTTACGCAGAATAGGCGGTGCTTTAGTCACTTCTGGGGTCGTTATTTTGATTATTTTTTCATAA
- the degS gene encoding outer membrane-stress sensor serine endopeptidase DegS, with protein MTIKDTLLYLGKAILFGLIMAAMFLLVTRYFDNQHLGNSLLQPRANNTVELSFAKAVRRAAPAVVNIYSLSIDQSRPLNSGSLQGLGSGVIMSKEGYILTNYHVIKKADEIVVALQDGRKFTSEVVGFDPETDLSVLKIEGDNLPIVPVNLDSPPQVGDVVLAIGNPYNLGQTITQGIISATGRNGLSSGYLDFLQTDAAINAGNSGGALIDTNGSLIGINTAAFQIGEEGGGHGINFAIPIKLAHSIMGKLIKNGRVIRGALGISGEPINPVVAQILNLPDLRGVLVTGVDPNGPAARAQLMPRDVIIKYDGEDVPGVEMLMDRIAETTPGKKVMMTVIRQGKPQELPVIIDEKVVVDN; from the coding sequence ATGACAATAAAAGACACCCTGTTATATCTAGGTAAAGCCATCCTTTTCGGTCTTATCATGGCGGCAATGTTCTTATTGGTCACCCGTTATTTCGATAATCAACACCTTGGCAATAGTCTGCTCCAGCCCAGGGCGAATAACACGGTAGAGTTGTCCTTTGCCAAGGCGGTGCGCCGCGCAGCCCCTGCCGTTGTCAATATTTACAGCCTCAGCATAGATCAGAGTCGCCCACTCAATTCAGGCTCACTCCAAGGCCTAGGCTCTGGGGTGATAATGAGTAAAGAGGGCTATATTCTCACGAATTATCATGTAATTAAAAAAGCCGATGAAATTGTGGTCGCCCTACAGGATGGCCGTAAATTTACCTCGGAAGTAGTGGGTTTCGATCCTGAAACCGATCTCTCTGTCCTTAAAATCGAAGGCGATAACTTACCGATTGTCCCCGTTAATCTAGATAGCCCACCCCAAGTCGGTGACGTGGTGCTCGCGATTGGCAACCCCTACAATTTAGGCCAAACCATTACCCAAGGCATTATTAGTGCCACTGGCCGTAACGGTTTAAGTTCGGGTTATTTAGACTTCCTGCAAACCGATGCCGCGATTAACGCGGGCAATTCCGGCGGCGCCTTAATCGATACCAATGGTAGCCTCATTGGGATTAACACCGCCGCATTCCAAATAGGTGAAGAAGGTGGTGGCCACGGCATTAACTTCGCTATCCCGATTAAATTAGCCCACAGCATTATGGGCAAGTTGATTAAGAACGGCCGCGTGATCCGCGGTGCCTTAGGGATTTCCGGCGAGCCGATAAACCCCGTGGTGGCACAAATTCTAAATCTGCCCGATTTGCGGGGGGTATTAGTCACAGGAGTCGACCCTAACGGCCCTGCGGCACGGGCCCAGTTAATGCCAAGGGATGTGATTATTAAATATGATGGCGAAGATGTCCCCGGCGTCGAGATGCTGATGGACCGCATCGCAGAAACCACCCCAGGCAAAAAAGTCATGATGACAGTCATCCGCCAAGGTAAACCGCAAGAATTACCCGTCATTATTGATGAAAAGGTTGTGGTTGATAATTAA
- the zapE gene encoding cell division protein ZapE: protein MPQLSPWLHYQRDLTRDGFSHDPAQEIAVKALQRVYEDLTAAEEPSSVITKLFTAIGLTSAPAATKGLYLWGGVGRGKTYLMDTFYDALPGDKKLRAHFHRFMHQLHLDLDSLKGTRDPLLAIAKQMAAKYRVICFDEFFVSDITDAMLLGTLFQALFKEGVVLVATSNIIPDDLYKNGLQRARFLPAIALINQHCEVLNVDSGIDYRLRTLEQAEIYHYPLDAQADTNLLHYFEQLAPEAEVSTEAIEIEGREIQIRQQAQGVLLADFRALCDGPRSQRDYMELARIYHTVLISGIEQMGAFLTGDDIARRFLAMVDEFYERNVKLIVSAQVPLEDIYADGLLSFEFRRCRSRLIEMQSHDYLKTEHLP from the coding sequence GTGCCTCAGTTAAGCCCTTGGCTGCATTATCAAAGAGATCTTACCCGAGATGGTTTTTCCCATGATCCGGCTCAAGAAATTGCCGTTAAGGCATTGCAACGAGTCTATGAGGATTTAACCGCCGCAGAGGAACCCAGTTCGGTCATCACTAAGTTGTTTACGGCAATAGGATTAACATCTGCACCTGCTGCAACTAAAGGTCTGTATCTTTGGGGCGGAGTGGGGCGCGGTAAAACCTATCTGATGGATACCTTTTATGATGCGCTGCCTGGCGATAAAAAATTGCGGGCTCACTTTCATCGCTTTATGCACCAGTTGCACTTAGATTTGGATAGCCTCAAAGGCACACGGGATCCCTTATTAGCCATCGCTAAACAGATGGCGGCCAAGTATCGAGTGATTTGTTTTGACGAATTTTTTGTCTCCGATATTACCGATGCGATGTTGCTCGGCACACTCTTTCAGGCCCTATTTAAAGAGGGCGTCGTATTAGTCGCCACATCGAATATCATTCCCGATGACTTATATAAAAACGGCTTACAGCGGGCTCGTTTCTTACCGGCAATCGCTTTGATTAATCAACATTGTGAAGTGTTAAATGTTGACTCTGGCATTGACTATCGACTGCGAACATTAGAGCAGGCGGAGATTTATCACTATCCCTTAGATGCGCAGGCCGATACTAACCTGCTGCATTACTTCGAACAATTGGCGCCTGAGGCTGAAGTATCAACCGAAGCCATTGAAATTGAAGGGCGTGAAATCCAAATACGTCAGCAAGCACAGGGCGTGTTACTCGCAGATTTTAGGGCGCTCTGTGATGGGCCGCGTAGCCAGCGGGATTATATGGAGTTAGCGCGGATTTATCATACAGTGCTTATAAGCGGTATAGAGCAAATGGGCGCTTTTCTGACGGGAGACGATATTGCCAGACGTTTTCTCGCCATGGTGGATGAGTTTTACGAGCGCAATGTAAAACTGATTGTATCGGCCCAAGTGCCGCTGGAGGACATCTACGCCGACGGATTGTTGAGTTTTGAATTTAGACGTTGCCGCTCACGTCTTATTGAAATGCAATCCCATGATTATTTAAAAACCGAGCACCTACCTTAA
- the degQ gene encoding Do family serine endopeptidase DegQ: MKTKLSVLSAAMLAATLTIMPAISQAAIPQSVEGQPIPSLAPMLERTTPAVVSVAVTGTHVSKQRVPDVFRYFFGPNAPQEQVQERPFRGLGSGVIIDAEKGYIVTNNHVIDGADDIQVGLHDGREVKAKLIGTDSESDIALLQIEAKNLVAIKSSNSDDLRVGDFAVAIGNPFGLGQTVTSGIVSALGRSGLGIEMLENFIQTDAAINSGNSGGALVNLNGELIGINTAIVAPGGGNVGIGFAIPANMVKNLVAQIAEHGEVRRGVLGISGRDLDSQLAQGFGLDTQHGGFVNEVTAGSAAEKAGIKAGDIIVSVDGRAIKSFQELRAKVATMGAGAKVELGLIRDGDTKTVKVTLGEASQTTEAAAGAVHPMLQGASLENSAKGIEITEVAQGSPAAMSGLQKGDVIVGINRSAVKDLKSLKAQLKDQEGAVALKILRNKSMLYLVLR; the protein is encoded by the coding sequence ATGAAAACAAAACTATCTGTACTTTCAGCCGCAATGTTAGCCGCTACCTTGACTATAATGCCTGCCATCTCACAGGCCGCAATTCCACAATCTGTTGAGGGACAACCTATTCCAAGCCTAGCACCCATGTTGGAGCGCACCACTCCCGCGGTGGTTTCTGTGGCAGTGACAGGCACCCATGTGTCTAAGCAACGTGTTCCCGATGTATTCCGCTATTTCTTCGGCCCCAATGCGCCACAGGAGCAAGTGCAAGAACGCCCCTTTAGAGGCTTAGGCTCAGGGGTGATTATTGATGCAGAGAAGGGCTATATAGTCACCAACAATCACGTGATTGATGGTGCCGATGATATTCAAGTCGGGCTGCACGATGGCCGTGAAGTTAAAGCCAAACTCATTGGTACTGATTCAGAGTCTGATATCGCATTACTGCAAATTGAGGCCAAAAACCTTGTTGCTATTAAGTCTTCAAACTCAGATGACTTGCGTGTAGGCGACTTTGCTGTTGCCATTGGTAATCCCTTCGGTTTAGGGCAAACAGTCACATCCGGTATCGTCAGCGCCTTAGGTCGTAGTGGCCTCGGCATTGAAATGCTCGAAAACTTTATCCAGACCGACGCCGCCATTAACAGCGGTAACTCGGGTGGCGCACTCGTTAACTTAAACGGAGAACTGATTGGGATTAACACCGCAATCGTTGCGCCTGGCGGTGGTAACGTCGGTATTGGCTTTGCGATCCCCGCCAATATGGTGAAAAACTTGGTTGCACAGATTGCCGAACACGGTGAAGTTCGCCGCGGCGTGCTCGGGATTTCAGGACGCGACCTCGATAGCCAACTCGCACAGGGGTTTGGTTTAGATACCCAGCACGGTGGTTTTGTAAATGAAGTCACTGCGGGCAGTGCTGCCGAAAAAGCCGGTATTAAAGCGGGCGATATTATCGTCAGTGTCGATGGACGTGCGATTAAGTCGTTCCAAGAGCTACGCGCTAAAGTTGCCACTATGGGCGCTGGCGCTAAAGTCGAGTTAGGGCTGATCCGCGATGGCGACACTAAAACGGTTAAAGTGACCTTAGGCGAAGCCAGCCAAACCACTGAGGCTGCCGCTGGCGCAGTTCACCCAATGCTGCAGGGCGCTTCCCTAGAAAACTCAGCTAAGGGCATTGAAATTACCGAAGTGGCGCAAGGTTCACCCGCGGCCATGAGTGGCTTACAAAAAGGCGATGTGATTGTGGGAATTAACCGTTCTGCGGTGAAGGATCTCAAGTCACTCAAAGCACAACTTAAAGATCAAGAAGGAGCGGTAGCACTGAAGATCCTCCGCAATAAGAGCATGTTGTACTTAGTGTTACGTTAA
- the rplM gene encoding 50S ribosomal protein L13 codes for MKTFTATPETVTRDWFVVDADGKTLGRIATEIATRLRGKHKPEYTPHVDTGDYIIVINAEKVTVTGNKAKGKTYYSHSGFPGGIKQISFEKLQAHKPEMIIEKAVKGMLPKGPLGRAMFRKLKVYAGAEHNHAAQQPQVLDI; via the coding sequence ATGAAGACTTTTACTGCTACACCAGAAACTGTAACTCGTGACTGGTTCGTCGTTGATGCAGACGGCAAAACTTTAGGTCGTATCGCTACTGAAATTGCTACCCGTTTACGCGGAAAGCACAAGCCAGAATACACTCCTCATGTTGACACTGGTGATTACATCATCGTTATCAACGCTGAGAAAGTTACTGTTACTGGTAACAAAGCGAAAGGCAAAACGTACTACTCGCATTCAGGCTTCCCTGGTGGCATTAAGCAAATCAGCTTTGAAAAGCTGCAAGCGCATAAGCCAGAAATGATCATCGAGAAGGCAGTTAAGGGTATGTTACCAAAAGGTCCTCTGGGCCGTGCCATGTTCCGTAAACTGAAAGTTTACGCTGGCGCAGAACATAACCACGCTGCACAACAACCTCAAGTTCTTGATATCTAA
- a CDS encoding adenylosuccinate synthase, with translation MGKNVVVLGTQWGDEGKGKIVDLLTEQAKYVVRYQGGHNAGHTLVINGDKTVLHLIPSGILRNNVKCIIGNGVVLAPDALMKEINMLKDRGIPVEERLLISEACPLILPFHCALDIAREKARGNKAIGTTGRGIGPAYEDKISRRGLRVGDLFNAELFAEKLKEVMKYHNFMLTEYYQVEAVDYEQTLADALAMADYLKSMCVDVTELLDTARKAGEPILFEGAQGTLLDIDHGTYPFVTSSNTTAGGVATGSGFGPRHLDYVLGIMKAYTTRVGAGPFPTELLCEVGDHLGTKGHEFGATTGRKRRPGWLDAVAMRRAVQINSVSGFCLTKLDVLDGLKEVKICVGYQHPDGTIAKVTPLAAEGYEQVTPVYETMSGWSESTFGATSIDQLPQAAINYIKRIEELLETPIDIISTGPDRNETMILVSPFN, from the coding sequence ATGGGCAAAAACGTAGTTGTTCTCGGCACCCAATGGGGTGACGAAGGAAAAGGTAAGATTGTCGACCTTCTAACAGAACAGGCAAAATATGTAGTTCGCTATCAAGGTGGCCACAATGCTGGTCATACTTTAGTTATTAATGGCGACAAAACCGTACTTCATCTGATCCCATCGGGTATTTTACGCAATAATGTGAAATGCATTATTGGTAACGGCGTGGTGCTTGCCCCCGACGCCCTGATGAAAGAGATCAACATGCTCAAAGATCGCGGTATTCCCGTTGAGGAACGTCTGCTGATTTCTGAAGCATGCCCGCTGATCCTACCTTTCCACTGTGCCTTAGATATCGCCCGTGAAAAAGCCCGCGGTAACAAAGCTATCGGTACAACTGGCCGTGGTATCGGACCTGCGTATGAAGATAAGATCTCCCGCCGCGGTCTACGTGTAGGCGATCTGTTCAACGCAGAGCTATTTGCTGAAAAGCTAAAAGAAGTGATGAAATATCATAACTTTATGCTGACAGAATATTATCAGGTTGAAGCCGTAGATTACGAACAGACGCTAGCAGATGCATTGGCGATGGCCGATTATCTGAAGAGCATGTGTGTTGACGTGACTGAACTTTTGGATACCGCCCGTAAAGCCGGTGAGCCAATACTGTTCGAAGGCGCCCAAGGTACACTGCTAGACATCGACCACGGTACTTATCCGTTTGTAACCTCTTCAAATACCACTGCCGGTGGTGTTGCGACGGGCAGCGGTTTTGGTCCACGTCACTTAGATTATGTCCTAGGTATCATGAAGGCTTACACCACTCGTGTGGGTGCAGGTCCTTTCCCGACTGAACTTTTATGTGAAGTGGGCGATCATTTAGGTACTAAAGGCCATGAGTTTGGTGCGACTACGGGGCGTAAGCGCCGTCCAGGTTGGTTGGATGCAGTAGCAATGCGCCGCGCGGTACAAATCAACAGTGTCAGTGGTTTTTGCCTGACTAAGTTAGACGTACTCGATGGCCTGAAAGAAGTGAAGATTTGTGTTGGTTATCAACACCCTGATGGCACTATTGCAAAGGTTACGCCACTGGCAGCTGAAGGTTATGAGCAGGTTACGCCTGTTTATGAAACTATGTCGGGTTGGAGCGAGTCGACTTTCGGTGCGACGTCGATTGATCAATTGCCACAGGCGGCGATCAATTACATCAAGCGTATTGAAGAGTTGCTAGAAACACCTATCGACATTATCTCTACGGGTCCTGACCGTAACGAGACGATGATTTTAGTGAGTCCGTTCAATTAA
- the rpsI gene encoding 30S ribosomal protein S9 produces the protein MAATQYYGTGRRKTSTARVFAKAGSGNIVVNQRPLDQYFGRETARMVVRQPLELVEMTDKLDIYVTVKGGGITGQAGAIRHGITRALMQLDEALRPSLRSAGFVTRDARKVERKKVGLRKARRKPQFSKR, from the coding sequence ATGGCTGCAACTCAGTACTACGGCACTGGCCGTCGCAAAACCTCTACAGCTCGCGTATTCGCTAAAGCTGGTAGTGGCAACATCGTTGTAAATCAACGTCCTTTGGATCAGTATTTTGGTCGTGAAACTGCTCGTATGGTTGTTCGTCAGCCATTAGAGTTAGTTGAAATGACTGACAAGCTGGACATCTATGTAACTGTTAAAGGCGGTGGTATCACTGGCCAAGCAGGCGCAATCCGTCACGGTATTACCCGTGCTCTGATGCAATTAGATGAAGCTCTGCGTCCATCGTTACGTTCTGCTGGTTTCGTTACCCGTGACGCTCGTAAAGTTGAGCGTAAGAAAGTGGGTCTACGTAAAGCACGTCGTAAGCCACAATTCTCTAAGCGTTAA